The Rhizobium leguminosarum genome includes a region encoding these proteins:
- a CDS encoding type II toxin-antitoxin system ParD family antitoxin has protein sequence MAKVVSIRIDDHMEEFIGNQLDQGAYGSADEVIDAGLRLLQREAELAAIEAAIIEGEKSGKPRPFDFDAFIEGKRARRGRQ, from the coding sequence GTGGCCAAGGTCGTGTCCATCAGAATCGATGACCACATGGAGGAATTTATCGGCAATCAACTCGATCAGGGAGCCTATGGCTCCGCAGACGAGGTGATCGACGCCGGCTTGAGGCTTCTGCAGCGCGAGGCAGAGCTTGCGGCAATCGAGGCAGCCATTATCGAAGGTGAGAAATCTGGCAAACCACGGCCTTTTGATTTTGATGCTTTTATCGAGGGAAAGCGAGCGCGACGCGGCCGCCAATGA
- a CDS encoding SDR family NAD(P)-dependent oxidoreductase has translation MTNIQDIFKKSNVAVITGGASGIGLAAAKYFAGRGMSVAIADLGGDRLADAANELKAIAGEENVMAVETDVASRESLEALERAVLQRFGRVHVLMNNAGIGPETSIFSPQANWDNIFAVNLMGVINGTRTFGPKMLSHGEPGLIINTGSKQGITTPPGNPAYNISKSGVKVFTEALQHELRNTEGGKISAHLLIPGFVFTGLTKGDSAEKPAAAWTPEQTVDFMVESLERGDFYILCPDNDVARPVDERRMAWAAGDIIENRPPLSRWHKDYADKFKAFLEQK, from the coding sequence GTGACGAATATTCAGGACATTTTCAAGAAATCGAATGTTGCCGTCATCACCGGCGGCGCCTCCGGCATCGGCCTTGCCGCGGCGAAATATTTCGCCGGACGCGGCATGAGCGTCGCCATCGCCGATCTCGGCGGCGATCGGCTGGCCGACGCCGCCAACGAACTCAAGGCCATCGCCGGCGAGGAAAATGTGATGGCGGTCGAGACCGACGTCGCCAGCAGAGAATCGCTGGAAGCGCTCGAGCGCGCCGTGCTCCAGCGTTTCGGCCGTGTGCACGTGCTGATGAACAATGCCGGCATCGGCCCGGAAACATCGATCTTCAGCCCGCAGGCGAACTGGGACAATATCTTCGCCGTCAACCTGATGGGCGTGATCAACGGCACGCGCACCTTCGGCCCGAAGATGCTGTCGCATGGCGAGCCCGGCCTGATCATCAACACCGGCTCCAAGCAGGGCATCACCACGCCGCCCGGCAACCCCGCCTACAACATCTCCAAATCAGGCGTGAAAGTCTTCACCGAAGCCTTGCAGCATGAGCTTCGCAACACCGAAGGCGGAAAGATCTCCGCCCATCTTCTGATCCCCGGCTTCGTCTTCACCGGCCTCACCAAGGGCGACAGCGCGGAAAAACCGGCTGCCGCCTGGACGCCGGAACAGACCGTCGATTTCATGGTCGAGAGCCTGGAACGCGGCGATTTCTATATTCTCTGCCCCGACAATGATGTGGCGCGTCCGGTCGACGAACGCCGCATGGCCTGGGCGGCCGGCGATATCATCGAGAACCGCCCGCCGCTGTCACGCTGGCACAAGGATTATGCCGACAAGTTCAAGGCCTTCCTCGAACAGAAGTAA
- a CDS encoding LysE family translocator: protein MDFLPSLPTLLAFAAATLLLAATPGPDMTLSISRALAQGKKAALFVVVGTSLGIVVHTMLVAFGISALITASPTAFLILKTGGAAYLLWLAVQAIRFGSKLTVAKVEEQKGTALSNISSGFWVNLLNPKVIIFFMTFLPQFVSAGDPAVTHKLLFFGFCFILIGMPVNASVVFAADWLASWLQNNKKVLRGMDYTFAGVFSVFAAKILLTQAR, encoded by the coding sequence ATGGATTTCCTGCCCAGCCTGCCGACCCTTCTCGCCTTTGCCGCCGCGACGCTGCTGCTTGCGGCAACCCCAGGCCCCGATATGACGCTGTCGATCAGCCGTGCGCTGGCCCAGGGCAAGAAGGCGGCGCTCTTCGTTGTCGTCGGCACCAGCCTCGGCATCGTCGTCCACACCATGCTGGTCGCTTTCGGCATTTCGGCGCTGATCACCGCCTCGCCGACCGCCTTCCTGATCCTGAAGACCGGGGGTGCCGCCTATCTGCTCTGGCTGGCGGTACAGGCGATCCGTTTCGGCTCGAAGCTCACCGTCGCCAAGGTCGAGGAGCAGAAGGGCACCGCCCTTTCGAACATCTCGTCAGGCTTCTGGGTCAATCTTCTGAACCCCAAGGTCATCATCTTCTTCATGACCTTCCTGCCGCAATTCGTCAGCGCCGGCGATCCAGCCGTCACCCACAAGCTGCTCTTTTTCGGCTTCTGCTTCATCCTGATCGGCATGCCGGTCAATGCCAGTGTCGTCTTTGCCGCCGACTGGCTGGCCTCATGGCTGCAGAACAACAAGAAAGTGCTGCGCGGCATGGACTACACCTTCGCCGGCGTCTTCTCGGTCTTCGCCGCAAAGATCCTGCTCACCCAGGCGAGATAG